A single genomic interval of Microbulbifer variabilis harbors:
- a CDS encoding ExbD/TolR family protein produces MSRRRGKAVEEEKADIDLTPMLDVVFIMLIFFIVTASFVKEKALDVNVPDPNQTQDNPPDSDKQNILLVVNANDEISLAGSRIDSRAVRARIAQLYAENPQAIVIVRAHNKSSADTYVQIADAAKEVNPAIQVSLVPFEK; encoded by the coding sequence ATGAGTAGACGACGCGGAAAGGCCGTAGAAGAAGAGAAGGCGGATATCGACCTAACGCCCATGCTGGACGTAGTGTTCATCATGTTGATCTTCTTTATCGTAACGGCGTCCTTTGTAAAAGAGAAAGCGTTGGACGTAAATGTGCCTGATCCGAACCAGACCCAGGACAACCCGCCTGATTCAGATAAGCAAAACATCCTGCTGGTTGTGAACGCCAACGATGAGATCAGTCTTGCTGGTAGCCGTATTGATAGTCGCGCTGTTCGTGCCCGTATCGCGCAGCTGTATGCCGAGAACCCTCAAGCTATTGTGATTGTACGTGCGCATAACAAGTCGAGTGCGGATACTTATGTACAGATCGCGGATGCTGCTAAGGAAGTGAATCCGGCTATTCAAGTTTCCCTGGTGCCTTTCGAGAAGTAA
- a CDS encoding tryptophan 2,3-dioxygenase family protein, translating to MTLTDSSYLKIDELLGCQKPLSDGSKHDEPLFIVKHQSFELWFKQMLHEQSFLVWLFS from the coding sequence ATGACTCTCACTGATAGCTCATACTTGAAAATAGACGAGCTGCTAGGGTGCCAGAAGCCCCTATCAGATGGCTCTAAGCACGATGAACCTCTGTTTATTGTGAAACACCAGAGCTTCGAGCTCTGGTTTAAGCAAATGTTACATGAACAGAGCTTCCTGGTATGGCTCTTCAGTTGA
- a CDS encoding Zn-dependent hydrolase → MENPAQQLRIDGTRLWQSLMQMAEIGATPAGGCNRQALTDEDRKGRDLFVRWCREIGCEIRVDRMGNIFARRSGTDNDLPAVITGSHLDTQPTGGKFDGVYGVLAGLEVLRTLEEGGVRTKAPLEVVVWTNEEGARFSPAMVGSGVWAGEFSLDYGHSRMDKSGITIGQELERIGYLGPEPVQPAPIKAAFEAHIEQGPILEKQDQVIGVVTGVQGIRWYDVTFFGTPCHAGPTPMEDRRDPVQAMAWLCEKLYGEVKAYSEDARITCGDLRAEPGSRNTVPEKVVLALDLRHPTPEGLEHLHRTLYRVAEQAQEASGVVIDVREEWFSPPVAFDKDCIEAVDSAVQNLGYSNRKMVSGAGHDSVYISRVAPVSMIFVPCAGGLSHNEAESAEPGHLEAGCNVLLHAMLNSAEAG, encoded by the coding sequence ATGGAAAACCCCGCACAACAATTGCGTATTGATGGCACACGTCTCTGGCAAAGTCTTATGCAAATGGCTGAAATTGGTGCAACCCCTGCTGGGGGTTGTAACCGGCAGGCTCTGACTGATGAGGATCGTAAAGGGCGCGACCTGTTTGTACGCTGGTGCCGGGAAATCGGTTGTGAAATTCGCGTGGATCGCATGGGGAATATCTTTGCTCGCCGTTCCGGTACCGACAATGACCTCCCCGCAGTGATTACAGGATCGCATCTGGATACCCAGCCCACTGGCGGCAAGTTTGATGGAGTTTACGGTGTGCTGGCCGGCCTCGAAGTATTGCGCACCCTTGAGGAGGGTGGGGTTCGAACCAAGGCACCCCTGGAAGTGGTGGTGTGGACTAACGAAGAAGGGGCTCGCTTTTCACCAGCCATGGTCGGATCCGGTGTTTGGGCGGGGGAGTTTAGCCTCGATTATGGCCACAGCCGCATGGATAAATCTGGCATAACCATTGGCCAGGAGCTGGAGCGTATTGGGTATTTAGGTCCTGAACCGGTCCAGCCGGCACCTATCAAAGCGGCCTTTGAGGCGCATATTGAGCAGGGACCTATTCTGGAAAAACAGGATCAAGTGATTGGAGTCGTTACCGGGGTGCAGGGAATCCGCTGGTACGATGTAACCTTCTTTGGTACCCCCTGTCATGCAGGGCCCACCCCAATGGAGGATCGTCGCGACCCTGTCCAGGCCATGGCGTGGCTGTGCGAGAAACTTTATGGGGAAGTGAAGGCTTACTCCGAGGATGCCCGGATTACCTGTGGCGACTTGCGTGCAGAACCGGGTAGCCGCAATACCGTACCGGAAAAAGTAGTGCTCGCATTGGATTTACGCCACCCAACACCGGAGGGGTTGGAGCATTTACACCGCACTCTCTACCGGGTAGCCGAGCAGGCGCAAGAGGCCAGCGGTGTTGTTATCGATGTGCGCGAAGAATGGTTCTCACCACCGGTGGCTTTTGATAAAGACTGTATTGAGGCGGTTGACAGTGCGGTACAAAACCTGGGTTATAGCAATCGTAAGATGGTTTCTGGAGCTGGGCACGACTCGGTCTATATCTCGCGCGTTGCACCCGTGTCTATGATTTTTGTTCCCTGTGCCGGGGGGCTTTCACACAATGAAGCGGAGTCGGCTGAGCCAGGCCACCTGGAAGCGGGCTGTAATGTTTTATTGCACGCCATGCTAAATAGCGCCGAAGCGGGCTGA
- a CDS encoding dimethylarginine dimethylaminohydrolase family protein, protein MSEFTLKYRKDNGGTAPLTNWGMDSEYGVLRDVLIGPVDNFSWRTGNASARRAERLGMQFDHKVAEMQHKEMLDAYRHAGVTTHLIPADSSLPYQIYGRDSSVMTPWGPIVTQMFSPWRRGEWAPIVKKYAELDIPIYDVITAGSLEGGDFMVLEPGVILCGYSGERTSPQGFAQMKSWVEKEGWEVKGYQFDPFFLHIDVMVAMLAEKLAAICVDAVEPELVQWFKSRNIEIIDIPFPQVLELGVNVVALGNDRVMLPKANTGLAEKCRAHGLEVIDPDISMITPGGGGVHCMCQPLRRESALKP, encoded by the coding sequence ATGAGTGAATTTACCTTGAAGTACCGCAAGGATAACGGTGGTACAGCTCCACTGACTAACTGGGGAATGGACTCGGAGTACGGCGTATTGCGCGATGTACTCATCGGGCCGGTGGATAACTTCAGCTGGCGAACGGGAAATGCCAGTGCACGCCGAGCTGAACGCTTAGGCATGCAGTTCGATCACAAAGTGGCTGAGATGCAGCATAAAGAAATGCTGGATGCCTATCGCCATGCGGGAGTGACTACCCATTTGATTCCGGCAGACAGCAGCTTGCCCTATCAGATCTACGGACGTGATTCTTCGGTAATGACGCCCTGGGGACCTATTGTTACGCAAATGTTTAGCCCTTGGCGCCGGGGGGAGTGGGCCCCTATCGTTAAGAAGTATGCGGAACTGGATATCCCCATTTATGATGTCATTACCGCCGGCTCTCTGGAAGGTGGTGACTTTATGGTGCTTGAGCCGGGAGTGATTCTGTGCGGTTATTCTGGTGAGCGCACCAGTCCTCAGGGCTTTGCGCAGATGAAGAGCTGGGTAGAGAAGGAGGGTTGGGAGGTAAAGGGCTACCAGTTTGACCCCTTCTTCCTGCATATCGATGTTATGGTGGCAATGCTGGCGGAAAAGCTTGCGGCCATCTGTGTTGATGCCGTCGAGCCGGAGCTGGTGCAGTGGTTTAAGAGTCGCAATATAGAGATTATCGATATTCCTTTCCCGCAAGTACTGGAACTGGGAGTTAATGTGGTGGCCCTGGGGAATGATCGAGTGATGCTACCCAAAGCCAATACTGGCCTCGCGGAGAAGTGTCGGGCTCATGGTCTTGAGGTAATTGATCCGGATATCTCCATGATTACTCCCGGAGGTGGTGGTGTTCACTGTATGTGCCAGCCTCTGCGTAGAGAGTCCGCGCTAAAGCCCTAA
- a CDS encoding enoyl-CoA hydratase has translation MQSACAEIQAQVNERILEITINRPERKNALTMAMYTAMAELLNSAVNNSEIRVVILTGAEGIFTSGNDLTDFLGGSAEGEESPVFQFMSALYNFPKPVVAAVNGPAVGIGTTMLLHCDLSFAGHDALFQMPFVNLGLCPEYGSSYLLPRIAGHAKASELLLLGKKFSAQEAVEIGICNAAVEPEQAIVRAREVAAELAAKAPAAVRLSKQLLRRATQEKGLEIIQEEGRHFQDRLTSEEFKEAATAFMEKRPADFSKFD, from the coding sequence ATGCAAAGCGCATGTGCGGAAATTCAGGCCCAGGTAAACGAGCGTATCCTGGAAATAACCATCAATCGCCCTGAGCGCAAAAATGCACTGACTATGGCTATGTATACCGCCATGGCAGAGTTGCTCAATAGTGCAGTCAACAATAGTGAAATCCGCGTAGTTATTCTCACTGGTGCCGAGGGCATTTTTACCAGTGGCAACGATTTAACAGATTTTCTCGGTGGCTCTGCAGAGGGTGAGGAGTCTCCGGTATTCCAGTTTATGAGCGCACTTTACAACTTTCCCAAGCCAGTGGTTGCAGCAGTGAATGGCCCTGCAGTGGGTATCGGTACCACTATGCTGTTGCACTGTGATCTGTCATTTGCCGGACACGATGCCCTGTTCCAAATGCCGTTTGTCAACCTGGGGTTATGCCCTGAGTATGGTTCCAGTTACTTATTGCCTCGTATTGCCGGCCACGCAAAAGCATCGGAATTATTGCTATTGGGCAAAAAGTTTAGTGCTCAGGAAGCTGTGGAGATCGGTATCTGTAATGCGGCGGTGGAGCCGGAGCAGGCGATTGTTCGGGCCCGAGAGGTGGCCGCTGAGCTAGCGGCGAAGGCACCGGCTGCCGTGCGGCTTTCCAAGCAGTTATTGCGTCGCGCAACCCAGGAAAAGGGTTTGGAGATTATTCAGGAGGAGGGTCGCCATTTCCAGGACCGCCTCACTTCTGAGGAGTTTAAAGAGGCGGCTACTGCCTTTATGGAGAAGCGCCCTGCAGATTTCTCAAAGTTTGATTAA
- the glpQ gene encoding glycerophosphodiester phosphodiesterase, with amino-acid sequence MFKRILSTLLLIGSASANITCAENSTAGAESPLVIAHRGASAYLPEHTLEAKAMAYAMRPDYIEQDLVLSKDNHLIVMHDIYLDSTTNVAEIFPGRAREDGHYYTIDFTLEELKKLRVSEAFSIGEDGPQAKYPHRFPLWKSSFQLSTFEEEIELIQGLNKSLGYEIGIYPEIKKPYFHHWEGKDIATIALQKLKEYGYSDKQQKVFLQCFDAEELQRIKFELMPAMGMDLSLVQLIAATSWGEKLIEIDGIIQNYDYDWMLEPGGMRKITSYADGIGPWYPMLIEVEDGKPRANNIVRRAHRRDLQVHPYTFRADPEKLPEEFDSFNQFLHFAAYQLRVDGIFTDQPDQAVNYLSRPHHRKRRY; translated from the coding sequence ATGTTCAAAAGAATTCTGTCTACCTTATTACTCATTGGCTCTGCCAGTGCAAATATCACCTGTGCTGAAAACAGTACCGCTGGAGCCGAATCCCCCTTGGTTATCGCTCATCGTGGTGCCTCTGCTTACTTACCAGAGCACACTCTCGAAGCAAAGGCCATGGCTTATGCTATGCGACCAGATTATATTGAGCAGGATCTGGTTCTTAGCAAAGATAATCACCTGATCGTGATGCATGATATCTACCTCGATAGCACCACCAATGTTGCAGAGATATTTCCTGGACGAGCTCGTGAAGATGGGCATTACTACACTATCGATTTCACGCTGGAAGAATTAAAAAAGCTCCGTGTTAGCGAAGCTTTCTCAATAGGCGAGGATGGGCCTCAGGCAAAATATCCGCATCGCTTCCCCCTATGGAAATCCAGTTTTCAACTATCCACTTTCGAAGAAGAAATAGAACTCATCCAGGGTTTAAATAAATCCCTTGGATATGAAATTGGTATTTATCCAGAAATAAAAAAACCATACTTCCACCACTGGGAAGGAAAAGATATCGCCACAATCGCTTTGCAAAAACTTAAGGAATACGGCTATAGCGACAAACAACAAAAAGTTTTTTTACAGTGCTTCGATGCAGAAGAGTTACAACGTATCAAGTTTGAACTAATGCCCGCCATGGGGATGGATCTTTCCCTCGTTCAGCTTATTGCTGCAACCAGCTGGGGGGAAAAACTGATTGAGATTGATGGCATAATTCAAAATTATGATTACGATTGGATGCTGGAGCCTGGCGGCATGCGCAAAATCACCAGCTATGCCGATGGCATCGGCCCTTGGTACCCCATGTTAATAGAAGTTGAGGATGGTAAGCCAAGGGCCAATAATATCGTCCGCCGTGCCCATCGCAGGGATCTCCAAGTTCACCCCTATACTTTTCGCGCCGACCCGGAGAAGCTTCCAGAGGAATTCGATAGTTTTAACCAATTCCTCCACTTTGCCGCCTACCAACTGCGCGTCGATGGAATTTTTACTGACCAGCCCGATCAAGCTGTCAATTACCTTTCCCGCCCTCACCATAGAAAACGCAGATATTAA
- a CDS encoding long-chain-fatty-acid--CoA ligase — MNGMMMQSQLTLTGIMQHALSNSPNSEIVSITTDNSQFRYTYKEAFKRSAQLAQALARLGANNGDRIGTLAWNDHRHFELYYATSCSGFVCHTINPRLFPEQIHYIVEHAEDRWLFIDPMFVPLIEKMVDRLNSVEGFIVLTDRAHMPQSTLHNYYCYEELLDNHSGDFHWPELNEQSAAALCYTSGTTGNPKGVLYSHRAMTLHTYGVLMPDVFAIRRDEAILPVVPMFHVNAWSIPYAAPAVGAKLVLPGPKMGCGETLSRLIQQESVTIAAGVPTVWLALLKYLRESGEKVSSLNRVVVGGSACPWSIMEEFEEKHGVYTHHAWGMTEMSPLGTYNARIDEYLPKNEAKALRLKQGRAGFGVEMRIVDPLGSPLPHDGIAFGTLQVRGPWVCERYYKAEESALTVDGWFDTGDVATIDSLGYLTITDRTKDVIKSGGEWISSIELENFAITLDGVAEAAVIGVAHEKWAERPLLIVVPETDGKLEAKQILAAFHGRFAKWWIPDDCIITSEIPHTATGKISKKDLRQQFAQHLWPQEVSV; from the coding sequence ATGAACGGCATGATGATGCAGTCACAACTTACCCTAACCGGTATCATGCAGCACGCCTTGAGTAATTCACCCAATAGTGAAATTGTCTCCATTACTACGGATAATTCTCAGTTTCGCTACACCTACAAAGAGGCCTTTAAACGCTCTGCCCAACTTGCCCAGGCCCTAGCCAGACTTGGAGCTAACAATGGAGATCGTATCGGCACTCTGGCCTGGAATGACCATCGTCATTTTGAACTCTACTATGCGACTTCCTGTAGTGGATTTGTTTGCCATACCATCAATCCACGCTTATTTCCGGAACAAATTCATTATATTGTCGAGCATGCCGAAGATCGCTGGCTGTTTATCGACCCAATGTTTGTTCCGCTTATTGAAAAAATGGTTGATAGACTCAACAGCGTAGAGGGTTTCATCGTTTTAACCGACAGGGCTCATATGCCCCAAAGCACTCTACATAATTACTATTGCTATGAAGAGCTTCTCGATAATCATTCTGGCGATTTCCACTGGCCGGAATTGAATGAGCAAAGTGCCGCCGCTCTCTGTTATACCTCCGGCACTACAGGGAACCCTAAGGGAGTCCTCTACTCTCACCGAGCAATGACACTGCACACCTACGGGGTACTAATGCCCGATGTCTTCGCCATACGCCGCGATGAAGCCATCCTTCCCGTAGTGCCCATGTTTCATGTTAATGCTTGGTCCATTCCCTACGCGGCACCTGCTGTTGGCGCTAAGTTAGTTTTACCAGGCCCTAAAATGGGTTGTGGTGAAACGCTTAGTAGACTTATACAACAAGAGTCAGTCACCATCGCCGCTGGCGTGCCCACCGTTTGGCTAGCACTTCTCAAATACTTGCGTGAAAGTGGAGAAAAGGTCTCTAGCTTGAACCGTGTGGTCGTCGGCGGCTCTGCCTGCCCTTGGAGTATCATGGAAGAGTTTGAAGAAAAGCATGGTGTCTATACCCATCATGCCTGGGGTATGACAGAGATGAGCCCACTTGGTACCTACAATGCCCGCATAGATGAATATTTACCTAAGAATGAAGCCAAGGCCCTACGCCTGAAGCAGGGCCGTGCGGGGTTTGGAGTAGAAATGCGAATTGTAGACCCTCTCGGCAGCCCCCTTCCTCACGATGGTATTGCTTTTGGCACACTACAGGTAAGAGGCCCTTGGGTTTGCGAACGCTACTATAAAGCCGAAGAGTCTGCGCTCACGGTGGACGGATGGTTTGATACCGGCGATGTGGCCACTATAGACTCTTTAGGCTATCTGACCATCACCGACCGAACCAAGGATGTGATTAAATCTGGGGGAGAATGGATATCTTCCATTGAGCTTGAAAATTTCGCTATAACCCTTGATGGTGTTGCCGAGGCAGCAGTTATAGGTGTCGCTCATGAAAAATGGGCCGAACGGCCACTATTGATCGTGGTGCCAGAGACCGACGGAAAGCTCGAAGCCAAGCAGATTCTCGCCGCTTTTCACGGGCGCTTCGCAAAATGGTGGATTCCTGATGACTGTATTATCACCTCAGAAATCCCCCATACCGCTACGGGAAAAATTAGCAAGAAAGACTTGCGGCAGCAATTTGCACAACACCTCTGGCCTCAAGAAGTATCAGTATAA
- a CDS encoding M48 family metalloprotease, whose protein sequence is MQNFFRWYVFLLVLVCTACAFNPATNRPDLVLMSEDKEISIGKEMHEKLIESTPIYQDPVLTAYVDHVGQKVAAASDRPDIKYHFTIIDSQDINAFALPGGYVYINRGLLTYLHSEAEMAAVLAHEIGHITARHAVRQKTAATGASAASVLSVLVTGSRVVGDAANLWSTAAVKGYGREMELEADRFGAQYMFKAGYDPTAMLNVIGILKDQEIFARRRARVEGKKPQTYHGVFSTHPRNDIRLQEVVKAAGTLPEESKDVKVAYYREKTDGLVYGDNARQSNKNRFNHKRLGFSLLFPDGWTVANQRSSIVGTAPDQSATITIKVAKREGNQPADMALREQYDLRKLEQDEKLNQYRLEGHTGKVPSLEKNNIDLDRVAIIYYGSRQFMLEGKVANASSQKKDDLEHYDTLFLTSIRSFRPLRETDIVEKDIRRLRYVKATEKTTFSSLARHMEIGEYAEEQLRLLNGYYPRGEPEPGEWIKIIQ, encoded by the coding sequence ATGCAAAATTTCTTTCGGTGGTACGTCTTTTTATTGGTCCTTGTATGTACTGCATGTGCTTTCAACCCGGCCACCAACCGACCCGATCTGGTCTTGATGTCTGAGGATAAAGAGATTTCTATCGGCAAAGAAATGCATGAAAAGCTGATCGAAAGCACCCCTATCTACCAGGATCCAGTACTCACCGCCTATGTTGACCACGTAGGGCAAAAAGTAGCGGCAGCCAGCGATAGGCCCGACATCAAGTATCACTTCACGATTATCGATAGCCAGGATATCAACGCTTTTGCCCTACCTGGAGGCTATGTATATATCAATCGCGGCCTGCTGACTTACCTTCACTCCGAAGCAGAAATGGCAGCTGTGCTCGCCCATGAGATAGGCCATATCACTGCACGCCATGCCGTTCGTCAAAAAACCGCTGCCACTGGTGCCAGTGCCGCATCAGTATTATCTGTATTGGTAACAGGTAGCCGGGTTGTTGGTGATGCAGCAAATCTCTGGAGTACTGCTGCGGTGAAAGGTTATGGGAGGGAAATGGAGTTGGAGGCAGACCGCTTTGGTGCGCAGTATATGTTCAAAGCCGGTTATGATCCCACCGCAATGCTCAATGTAATTGGCATACTAAAAGATCAGGAAATCTTCGCCCGCAGACGGGCGCGTGTGGAGGGTAAAAAACCGCAGACATATCATGGCGTTTTTTCTACTCACCCACGCAACGATATTCGTCTACAGGAAGTAGTCAAGGCCGCAGGTACCCTACCTGAAGAGAGCAAGGATGTTAAAGTAGCTTATTACCGTGAAAAAACTGATGGTCTTGTTTACGGTGATAATGCCAGGCAATCCAATAAAAATCGTTTTAATCATAAACGTTTAGGCTTCTCACTGCTGTTTCCTGATGGTTGGACAGTAGCCAATCAACGCTCCTCCATCGTAGGCACAGCTCCTGACCAATCAGCAACAATTACGATTAAGGTCGCTAAACGTGAGGGGAATCAACCCGCAGATATGGCCTTGCGTGAGCAGTACGATTTACGCAAGCTGGAACAAGATGAAAAACTAAATCAATACCGATTAGAGGGACACACAGGTAAAGTCCCATCACTTGAAAAGAATAATATTGATCTAGATCGGGTTGCAATTATCTACTACGGCAGCCGTCAATTTATGCTGGAAGGTAAAGTGGCCAATGCATCATCGCAGAAAAAAGATGATCTTGAACATTATGACACACTATTTTTAACCAGTATTCGCAGTTTCAGACCCTTGCGGGAAACCGATATTGTAGAGAAGGATATAAGACGACTGCGCTACGTAAAAGCCACAGAAAAAACTACCTTTTCCTCCCTGGCACGACACATGGAAATTGGTGAATATGCTGAGGAACAGCTGCGACTTCTCAATGGTTATTATCCTCGGGGCGAACCAGAGCCCGGTGAATGGATCAAAATAATCCAGTAA